In Elephas maximus indicus isolate mEleMax1 chromosome 7, mEleMax1 primary haplotype, whole genome shotgun sequence, the following proteins share a genomic window:
- the LOC126079663 gene encoding olfactory receptor 8K3-like: MDKQNLTVIKEFILMGITDRPELQAPFFGLFLVIYVISVVSNLGMIILTKMDSRLKTPMYFFLRHLAFIDLGYSTAVGPKMLVNFVVNQNTIPYNWCAIQLALFIMFIISELFILSAMAYDHYVAICNPLLYKVIMSQRVCWGLVIVPYLYSAFLSLLTTIKIFISSFCGYNVISHFYCDSLPLVTLLCSSTHDVELMILIGSAFTLVSSLLIVLVSYMLILAAILRMNAAEGRYKAFSTCGSHLIVVFVLYGTLFFMYVQPKSSHSFDTDKMASVFYTVVTPMLNPLIYSLRNKEVKGALHRIWKNLCKSPI; encoded by the coding sequence ATGGATAAGCAAAACCTAACAGTGATAAAGGAATTCATACTAATGGGGATCACAGACCGCCCTGAGCTCCAGGCTCCATTTTTTGGGTTGTTCCTCGTCATCTATGTGATCTCAGTGGTGAGCAACTTGGGCATgatcatcctcaccaagatggactccaggctaaaaacacccatgtacttttttctcagacatcTGGCTTTTATTGATCTTGGATATTCAACTGCTGTAGGGCCCAAAATGTTGGTAAATTTTGTAGTGAATCAAAATACAATCCCCTATAATTGGTGTGCTATACAGCTAGCTCTCTTCATAATGTTCATCATTAGTGAACTGTTCATTCTGTCTGCAATGGCCTATGAccactatgtggccatctgtaaccctctgctctacaaaGTCATCATGTCTCAAAGAGTATGCTGGGGCCTGGTGATAGTTCCCTATCTCTAcagtgcctttctctctcttctgaccacaataaagatttttatttcttccttctgtggttataatgtcattagtcatttctactgtgacagtCTTCCATTAGTAACGTTGCTGTGCTCAAGCACACATGATGTtgaactgatgatactgattgGTTCAGCATTTACTTTGGTTTCATCCCTTCTGATAGTTCTTGTGTCCTACATGTTGATCCTTGCAGCTATCCTTAGGATGAACGCTGCAGAGGGGAGGTACAAGGCCTTCTCCACATGTGGATCTCACCTGATAGTAGTATTTGTGTTATATGGGACTCTGTTCTTTATGTATGTACAACCGAAATCCAGCCATTCCTTTGACACTGATAAGATGGCCTCTGTATTTTACACTGTGGTAACACCTATGCTGAATCCCTTAATATATAGTTTGAGGAACAAAGAGGTAAAAGGTGCCTTGCATAGGATATGGAAGAATTTGTGCAAAAGTCCTATTTAA
- the LOC126080507 gene encoding olfactory receptor 8K3-like: protein MDKHNLTVLNEFILTGITDHPELRAPLFGFFLIVYMVSLMGNLGLIILTMVDSRLQTPMYFFLRHLAFTDLGYSTAVGPKMLTNFIVGQHTISYNWCATQLAFFCIFIVSEIFVLSTMAYDRYVAICNPLLYAVIMSPRVCQVLVVIPYVYSLLLSLLMTIKIFISPFCGFNVIRHFYCDSLPLISLICSSTYDIKLIILAFSGFNLVLSLLIILVSYMMILVAILKMNSVEGRLKAFSTCGSHLTVVVVFYGTLFFMYVHPKSSHSLDTNKMASVFYTLVIPMLNPIIYSLRNKEVKNAVDRTWKECSNILLKINCRV from the coding sequence atggacaaacacaatctaacGGTGCTGAATGAGTTTATTCTAACGGGAATCACAGATCACCCTGAGCTGCGGGCTCCGTTATTTGGATTCTTCCTCATTGTTTACATGGTCTCATTGATGGGTAACCTGGGCTTGATCATCCTCACCATGGTAGACTCTAGACTAcaaacacccatgtactttttcctcagacATTTGGCTttcactgatcttggttattcaacagcTGTTGGACCCAAAATGCTAACAAATTTTATTGTAGGTCAACATACAATTTCCTATAATTGGTGTGCTACACAGCTAGCTTTCTTTTGTATATTTATAGTGAGTGAAATTTTCGTTCTTTCAACAATggcttatgaccgctatgtggccatctgtaaccctctgctttacgCAGTCATCATGTCACCAAGAGTATGCCAGGTGCTGGTGGTCATACCTTATGTCTACAGTCTCCTTTTGTCTCTTCTGATGaccataaaaatttttatttcaccATTTTGTGGCTTTAATGTCATCAGACATTTCTACTGTGATAGTCTGCCCTTGATATCTTTGATCTGTTCAAGCACATATGATATTAAATTGATAATACTGGCTTTTTCAGGATTCAATTTAGTTTTATCTCTTCTGATAATCCTTGTGTCTTACATGATGATCCTTGTGGCCATCCTCAAGATGAACTCTGTAGAGGGTAGGCTCAAGGCTTTCTCTACCTGTGGATCTCACTTGACAGTGGTAGTTGTATTCTATGGAACTCTATTCTTTATGTATGTGCATCCCAaatccagccattccttggataCCAATAAAATGGCCTCTGTCTTTTACACTCTGGTTATACCTATGTTAAATCCCATCATCTATAGTTTGAGGAACAAAGAGGTAAAAAATGCTGTAGATAGAACCTGGAAAGAGTGTTCAAATATTCTACTTAAAATTAACTGCAGGGTATAG